In one window of Oryza sativa Japonica Group chromosome 9, ASM3414082v1 DNA:
- the LOC4347222 gene encoding protein HVA22: MGKTWALISHLHAFAGPTLTLIYPLYASICAMESTSKVDDEQWLVYWILYSLITLMEMALHKVLYWIPLWYEAKVLFVAWLVLPQFRGASFIYDKFVREQLKKNRVKLHEHHGHGHGHADEHQSHVVRG, encoded by the exons ATGGGTAAAACATGGGCACTCATTAGCCACCTCCATGCTTTTGCCGG GCCAACCCTGACACTAATATACCCTCT GTACGCGTCGATCTGCGCGATGGAGAGCACGTCCAAGGTGGACGACGAGCAATGGCTGGTGTACTGGATACTGTACTCCCTCATCACCCTCATGGAAATGGCACTCCATAAAGTCTTGTACTG GATACCGTTATGGTACGAGGCGAAGGTCCTGTTCGTGGCGTGGCTGGTGCTGCCTCAGTTCAGGGGGGCGTCGTTCATCTACGACAAGTTCGTCAGGGAGCAGCTCAAGAAGAACAGGGTGAAGCTGCACGAACACcacggccatggccatggccacgCCGACGAGCACCAGTCGCACGTCGTCAGAG GCTGA